One Saimiri boliviensis isolate mSaiBol1 chromosome 17, mSaiBol1.pri, whole genome shotgun sequence genomic window carries:
- the HIGD1B gene encoding HIG1 domain family member 1B, which produces MSANRRWWVSPEDEDSVRKKLLRKTRESPLVPIGLGGCLVVAAYRIYQLRARGSTKMSIHLIHTRVAAQACVVGAIMLGTVYTMYSDYVKRMAQDAGEK; this is translated from the exons ATGTCTGCTAACAGACGCTGGTGGGTGTCACCCGAGGATGAAGACAGTGTGCGTAAGAAGCTCCTGAGGAAGACTCGGGAATCTCCCCTGGTGCCTATAG GCTTAGGAGGCTGCTTGGTGGTAGCAGCATACAGGATTTACCAGCTGAGGGCTCGTGGTTCCACCAAGATGTCCATACACCTGATTCACACCCGAGTGGCAGCACAGGCCTGTGTAGTGGGTGCAATCATGCTAG GGACTGTGTACACAATGTATAGCGATTATGTCAAAAGGATGGCACAGGACGCTGGAGAGAAGTAG